Within Deltaproteobacteria bacterium, the genomic segment AAGTAAGGAAAGCTCCTCACTAATGGCTGACCCTTTTTCCAGCGTTTCATTGAACACCTTCTGGTATCCATCACAATTTTCATGGGAATAGAGTTCATCCATATGGCGCCCGATAATTTCATCAGACATTCTTCCCATCATTTTTTCGGCCTTCCTGTTAGCTTCCAGAATGAGCCCCACCTTAATATCAATTGTCATAATGGCATCATTTGCCGTCTGGATAAGGGTCAGGTATTTTTTATCTTTTTCATGGAGTTCTTTTTCGGCATAATTTTTTTGGGAACAATAGTTCTGCCGCTCCATTTCTATACCAATCATGCTGCCGACTATTTTAACGAGGGCCATATCTTCATTTTTGAAAGACCTCTTTTTATCATCAACAATGCAAAGAACGGCTTTAACCTGACTGCGACTATCAAAACAGGGAACTCCGCAATAGGTCCCGGCATTAATAAAGTGCAGCAAGGAAGCTTGTGGAAACTTTTTCCCTGCCTCATCATGCACCTGGATCTCTTTACTTTCGCTCACGGTAGCACAGGGTGTAACATCAAGTGAGCATTGTCCGGCATTTTCCTTTATTTCACCGTCTATAAAAAGGCTTTTAAAGTATAGTTGGGAACCATGAATTTCAGAAATACAGACAAGCTTCGCATTAAGAAGATGGGCAACGGTCTTTACGATTTCATTGTAGCGTTGGCAGGGTTTGTTAAATGTGGCGGCGCTTAGTTCAGCAATCTTTTGCAGGAAATGTGACGTCTTTGAAGGCCCTATTTTTGTTTTACCTTCAGTTTCCATTAATGCAACCTGTTAATTCATGCAGATTTTTCAGTTAAACAACTTACAATCTGCACCTTCTAAATACTAGGATAGCATTATCTCCCTTTTAGATACGGGGTATTTTTGGGTAAAGTTCTTATACTTTGAGGAGTTGCTTCATATGAGCCCTTTTCTCATCGCCTTCTGAAGGGCATCTTTTCTGTCAGTAGCACCGAGTTTGTTAAAAAGTTTCTTCACATGGGAATGGACGGTATGAGGGCTAATGCAGTATAACTCTCCTATTTCCTTATAGGTCAGGCCCTCTTTAATTTGCTCGAGTATCTCTTTTTCCCGGGGGCTGAGAATAAAATAATCGTGATAACCGTTTTCGCGGACTTCACTTAAAACAACACGGCTCACTCTCGGACTCATGGGCGCGCCACCATATTCGAGTTCATTGATGGCATTAATAATATCAGCCGGTGTTGAGCCTTTTACAATATATCCCGAGGCGCCCGACTTAATCACTGCAAGGATCGTTTTTCTATCTTCTGTTCCTGTAAAGGCAATGACATCTATGGCAGGATATTTTGTTTTAATGATTTTGATGAGTTCAATACCC encodes:
- a CDS encoding response regulator transcription factor is translated as MRIAIVEDNRDLLNNVSAIINREPDYEVIGKYLNAEEALECLDEELPDLFIVDLGLPTMPGIELIKIIKTKYPAIDVIAFTGTEDRKTILAVIKSGASGYIVKGSTPADIINAINELEYGGAPMSPRVSRVVLSEVRENGYHDYFILSPREKEILEQIKEGLTYKEIGELYCISPHTVHSHVKKLFNKLGATDRKDALQKAMRKGLI